From the Carassius carassius chromosome 45, fCarCar2.1, whole genome shotgun sequence genome, one window contains:
- the LOC132127062 gene encoding high mobility group-T protein-like, whose amino-acid sequence MGKDPTKPRGKMSSYAYFVQTCREEHKKKHPEATVNFSEFSKKCSERWKTMSAKEKGKFEDMAKQDKVRYEREMKNYIPPKGEKKKRFKDPNAPKRPPSAFFIFCSEFRPKVKEETPGLSIGDVAKKLGEMWNKTSAEEKQPFEKKAAKLKEKYEKDITAYRSKGKVGGPAKAPSKPDKANDDDDEDDDDDDEEEDEEEDDDDE is encoded by the exons ATGGGAAAGGATCCAACAAAACCAAGAGGCAAAATGTCCTCTTACGCATACTTTGTCCAGACCTGCCGAGAGGAGCATAAGAAGAAACACCCTGAGGCGACGGTCAACTTCTCTGAGTTTTCCAAAAAGTGCTCAGAGCGATGGAAG ACTATGTCAGCCAAGGAAAAAGGGAAGTTTGAAGATATGGCCAAACAAGACAAGGTCCGTTACGAGAGGGAGATGAAAAACTACATTCCACCCAAAGGCGAGAAGAAAAAGAGGTTTAAGGACCCCAATGCTCCCAAGAGACCCCC GTCTGCCTTCTTCATTTTCTGCTCCGAGTTCCGACCCAAGGTGAAGGAAGAGACCCCTGGTCTGTCCATTGGAGATGTGGCCAAGAAACTGGGTGAGATGTGGAACAAAACATCTGCTGAGGAGAAGCAGCCATTCGAGAAGAAGGCAGCCAAGCTGAAGGAGAAGTACGAGAAG GACATCACCGCCTATCGCTCCAAAGGCAAAGTGGGAGGTCCAGCCAAGGCCCCTTCCAAGCCAGACAAGgctaatgatgatgatga
- the LOC132127797 gene encoding SUMO-specific isopeptidase USPL1-like isoform X3: MLVDMSPTGVLESPNACIISSLEFLHLRSGFECEDRNASPGNCPWCLAKGQKNALRFYAVNLEESVLLCTNPACLYPLVSRSLEDVHASFSKDGCKRSISLSDVDEASSPSKRSREEKLGMLSGVPEPCCADVNDSALPDDTVETQMFTEEQSILRKIDSINGTEEQHPEDLPAAATHEDLDLCDRKVDCVSSTQDEVKEIVGMDVDVESSELVPVQPYLFWKIEDNLCWLDSLLAMLVNCRTIRETPCQNVKLIDKLTSVPSSSSAVWNLCSTYDKTCSYLKSKEQQCEDEVTRVPSDVLCEAEQQLSALRLSLFKLLQPTLKCEIGQQETPVFALPLLLRSDKWSQELFQHTVRWEFKCTSCSYTLNNSVEKTLTTFTQILNDWHPLKAIHRMQCSNCNRKNQRRKMVLEKLSSVFALHFVEGLPRKDLSKYSFEFQGTHYNVSTVIQYNKHLKHFATWIRQSNGSWLELDDLKYPYSIIHKRFSFPANEIHIVFWESDSVKGEASEVCSPTAPSALTNVDDKHPHELSDSVASDTCVLSTLTVGESTAAGALDTSIGSTTLPDTFEGLSHTDIVTLTLVDVDTATEALQIPQSPAVVSSALPTLPVTSSSSCISESVCQPSKPQSSGLKECSLVSNPVVVKPSVATPVHAPPLLASSLFQLHSSFQSTPIILPPPAPKPKPILKCDNEAVLAKPADMFGGFLGKKLPNSSNGNSAVAPQHKPVTLSGSICGASVKKSPSLSADQQPVSTTEALRLKLLKKLKAKKKKLAKLNHLLGSAGESAPKPDSTALSSPYSVTSSTSVYDSPAYDQFFAELLSPATTVSNLSPDSTGLLEMLNNGQNAETTQKTPPVATLVPEAPLTYPSSNNDSVLNLDEYTQSGMGQTTIDNTDFNGLDIFF, encoded by the exons ATGCTCGTGGATATGTCTCCTACCGGCGTGCTGGAATCACCTAATGCGTGTATAATATCCAGCTTGGAATTTCTCCACCTTCGATCCGGTTTCGAG TGTGAAGACAGAAATGCCTCACCAGGGAACTGTCCTTGGTGCTTGGCAAAAGGTCAGAAAAATGCCCTCCGCTTTTATGCTGTCAACCTGGAGGAGAGTGTTCTGCTCTGTACAAATCCAGCT TGCCTTTACCCATTGGTTAGTAGATCTCTGGAAGATGTGCATGCTAGCTTTTCTAAAGATGGATGCAAGAGGAGCATTTCCCTATCTGATGTGGATGAAGCATCCTCCCCTTCAAAGCGATCAAGAGAGGAGAAACTGGGCATGTTGTCTGGTGTACCTGAGCCATGTTGTGCTGATGTCAACGACAGCGCTCTACCAGATGACACTGTCGAAACACAAATGTTTACTGAGGAACAATCAATACTTAGAAAGATTGACTCTATTAATGGCACTGAGGAACAACATCCTGAAGATCTACCTGCTGCTGCCACCCATGAGGATTTAGATTTATGTGACAGGAAGGTTGATTGTGTGTCTAGTACTCAAGATGAGGTCAAGGAGATCGTTGGAATGGATGTAGATGTGGAATCATCAGAGCTGGTTCCTGTGCAACCTTATCTTTTCTGGAAAATTGAGGACAACCTGTGTTGGTTGGATTCGTTGTTGGCGATGCTCGTGAACTGCAGGACCATCAGAGAGACTCCATGTCAGAATGTAAAGCTGATTGACAAGCTGACATCAGTGCCTTCCAGCAGCTCTGCTGTCTGGAACCTTTGCTCCACATATGATAAGACATGCTCCTATCTGAAATCCAAGGAGCAACAGTGTGAAG ATGAGGTAACCAGAGTCCCCTCCGATGTCCTGTGTGAGGCAGAGCAGCAGCTGTCTGCGCTCCGTCTGTCACTCTTCAAACTCCTTCAGCCTACACTCAAGTGTGAAATTG GCCAGCAGGAAACACCTGTGTTTGCTCTCCCTCTCCTTCTGCGCTCCGACAAGTGGTCTCAAGAGCTTTTCCAGCACACTGTCCGTTGGGAATTTAAGTGCACATCTTGTAGTTATACTCTAAATAACAG TGTTGAGAAGACTCTTACAACATTCACTCAGATTCTGAATGACTGGCACCCACTAAAAGCCATCCACCGCATGCAGTGCAGTAACTGCAACCGTAAAAACCAGAGGAGGAAAATGGTGCTGGAAAA GCTGTCCTCTGTGTTTGCACTGCATTTTGTGGAGGGCTTGCCCAGGAAAGACCTCTCTAAATACTCGTTTGAGTTCCAGGGCACACACTACAATGTTAGCACTGTTATCCAGTACAATAAGCATCTAAAACACTTTGCCACTTGGATCCGCCAGAGCAATG GGTCGTGGCTGGAACTGGATGATTTGAAATACCCTTACAGCATCATCCACAAGAGGTTCTCATTTCCTGCTAATGAAATTCACATTGTTTTCTGGGAATCAGACTCTGTTAAAGGTGAAGCTTCAGAGGTTTGCTCACCGACAGCTCCCTCGGCGCTTACGAATGTCGATGATAAACACCCGCACGAACTGTCAGACTCTGTGGCCAGTGACACATGTGTCCTCAGCACACTCACTGTGGGAGAATCGACTGCTGCCGGTGCTTTGGATACATCTATAGGCAGCACCACATTACCGGACACCTTTGAGGGTCTGTCACATACAGACATTGTGACCCTCACTCTGGTTGATGTGGACACAGCCACTGAGGCTCTTCAGATTCCCCAGAGCCCAGCCGTCGTGTCATCTGCTCTTCCCACTCTTCCTGTAACATCTAGTTCATCTTGTATCTCTGAGTCTGTTTGTCAACCTTCAAAACCCCAAAGCTCTGGTTTGAAGGAATGCTCTTTGGTTTCTAATCCAGTTGTGGTAAAGCCGTCAGTGGCTACACCAGTACATGCACCTCCACTGCTTGCGTCTTCATTATTTCAACTTCATTCTTCCTTCCAGTCGACACCAATAATACTTCCTCCTCCTGCTCCAAAACCAAAACCCATTCTGAAATGTGACAACGAAGCTGTGCTAGCAAAACCAGCTGACATGTTCGGTGGCTTCTTAGGCAAGAAACTGCCAAATTCAAGCAATGGGAATTCTGCGGTAGCGCCTCAGCACAAACCAGTCACCCTTTCTGGTAGCATATGTGGTGCATCTGTTAAGAAAAGTCCCAGCCTTTCCGCAGACCAGCAGCCTGTTAGCACTACAGAAGCCCTCAGGCTGAAGCTACTGAAAAAACTCAAGGCTAAGAAGAAGAAACTGGCCAAACTAAACCATCTTTTGGGAAGTGCAGGAGAATCTGCACCAAAACCTGACAGCACAGCCCTCTCGTCGCCTTATTCGGTCACCTCGAGTACGTCAGTGTATGACAGCCCGGCGTATGACCAGTTCTTCGCTGAACTTTTGTCTCCTGCGACAACCGTCAGTAACCTCTCACCTGACAGCACGGGGCTCCTTGAGATGCTGAACAATGGCCAGAATGCGGAGACGACACAGAAAACTCCTCCTGTAGCAACTTTGGTTCCAGAAGCACCTTTAACCTACCCTTCTTCTAATAATGACTCCGTATTGAATCTTGACGAATACACACAATCAGGGATGGGCCAGACTACAATTGACAACACTGATTTTAATGGCTTAGATATATTTTTCTGA
- the LOC132127797 gene encoding SUMO-specific isopeptidase USPL1-like isoform X2 — protein MSSLWPQDSTKNGNLSGVRMNGEGTGIGAPSPAVAGYLGKCEDRNASPGNCPWCLAKGQKNALRFYAVNLEESVLLCTNPACLYPLVSRSLEDVHASFSKDGCKRSISLSDVDEASSPSKRSREEKLGMLSGVPEPCCADVNDSALPDDTVETQMFTEEQSILRKIDSINGTEEQHPEDLPAAATHEDLDLCDRKVDCVSSTQDEVKEIVGMDVDVESSELVPVQPYLFWKIEDNLCWLDSLLAMLVNCRTIRETPCQNVKLIDKLTSVPSSSSAVWNLCSTYDKTCSYLKSKEQQCEDEVTRVPSDVLCEAEQQLSALRLSLFKLLQPTLKCEIGQQETPVFALPLLLRSDKWSQELFQHTVRWEFKCTSCSYTLNNSVEKTLTTFTQILNDWHPLKAIHRMQCSNCNRKNQRRKMVLEKLSSVFALHFVEGLPRKDLSKYSFEFQGTHYNVSTVIQYNKHLKHFATWIRQSNGSWLELDDLKYPYSIIHKRFSFPANEIHIVFWESDSVKGEASEVCSPTAPSALTNVDDKHPHELSDSVASDTCVLSTLTVGESTAAGALDTSIGSTTLPDTFEGLSHTDIVTLTLVDVDTATEALQIPQSPAVVSSALPTLPVTSSSSCISESVCQPSKPQSSGLKECSLVSNPVVVKPSVATPVHAPPLLASSLFQLHSSFQSTPIILPPPAPKPKPILKCDNEAVLAKPADMFGGFLGKKLPNSSNGNSAVAPQHKPVTLSGSICGASVKKSPSLSADQQPVSTTEALRLKLLKKLKAKKKKLAKLNHLLGSAGESAPKPDSTALSSPYSVTSSTSVYDSPAYDQFFAELLSPATTVSNLSPDSTGLLEMLNNGQNAETTQKTPPVATLVPEAPLTYPSSNNDSVLNLDEYTQSGMGQTTIDNTDFNGLDIFF, from the exons ATGTCGAGTTTATGGCCACAGGACTCAACAAAGAACGGAAACCTCAGTGGCGTGAGAATGAACGGCGAAGGCACTGGTATAGGGGCTCCGAGCCCAGCGGTGGCGGGGTATTTGGGAAAA TGTGAAGACAGAAATGCCTCACCAGGGAACTGTCCTTGGTGCTTGGCAAAAGGTCAGAAAAATGCCCTCCGCTTTTATGCTGTCAACCTGGAGGAGAGTGTTCTGCTCTGTACAAATCCAGCT TGCCTTTACCCATTGGTTAGTAGATCTCTGGAAGATGTGCATGCTAGCTTTTCTAAAGATGGATGCAAGAGGAGCATTTCCCTATCTGATGTGGATGAAGCATCCTCCCCTTCAAAGCGATCAAGAGAGGAGAAACTGGGCATGTTGTCTGGTGTACCTGAGCCATGTTGTGCTGATGTCAACGACAGCGCTCTACCAGATGACACTGTCGAAACACAAATGTTTACTGAGGAACAATCAATACTTAGAAAGATTGACTCTATTAATGGCACTGAGGAACAACATCCTGAAGATCTACCTGCTGCTGCCACCCATGAGGATTTAGATTTATGTGACAGGAAGGTTGATTGTGTGTCTAGTACTCAAGATGAGGTCAAGGAGATCGTTGGAATGGATGTAGATGTGGAATCATCAGAGCTGGTTCCTGTGCAACCTTATCTTTTCTGGAAAATTGAGGACAACCTGTGTTGGTTGGATTCGTTGTTGGCGATGCTCGTGAACTGCAGGACCATCAGAGAGACTCCATGTCAGAATGTAAAGCTGATTGACAAGCTGACATCAGTGCCTTCCAGCAGCTCTGCTGTCTGGAACCTTTGCTCCACATATGATAAGACATGCTCCTATCTGAAATCCAAGGAGCAACAGTGTGAAG ATGAGGTAACCAGAGTCCCCTCCGATGTCCTGTGTGAGGCAGAGCAGCAGCTGTCTGCGCTCCGTCTGTCACTCTTCAAACTCCTTCAGCCTACACTCAAGTGTGAAATTG GCCAGCAGGAAACACCTGTGTTTGCTCTCCCTCTCCTTCTGCGCTCCGACAAGTGGTCTCAAGAGCTTTTCCAGCACACTGTCCGTTGGGAATTTAAGTGCACATCTTGTAGTTATACTCTAAATAACAG TGTTGAGAAGACTCTTACAACATTCACTCAGATTCTGAATGACTGGCACCCACTAAAAGCCATCCACCGCATGCAGTGCAGTAACTGCAACCGTAAAAACCAGAGGAGGAAAATGGTGCTGGAAAA GCTGTCCTCTGTGTTTGCACTGCATTTTGTGGAGGGCTTGCCCAGGAAAGACCTCTCTAAATACTCGTTTGAGTTCCAGGGCACACACTACAATGTTAGCACTGTTATCCAGTACAATAAGCATCTAAAACACTTTGCCACTTGGATCCGCCAGAGCAATG GGTCGTGGCTGGAACTGGATGATTTGAAATACCCTTACAGCATCATCCACAAGAGGTTCTCATTTCCTGCTAATGAAATTCACATTGTTTTCTGGGAATCAGACTCTGTTAAAGGTGAAGCTTCAGAGGTTTGCTCACCGACAGCTCCCTCGGCGCTTACGAATGTCGATGATAAACACCCGCACGAACTGTCAGACTCTGTGGCCAGTGACACATGTGTCCTCAGCACACTCACTGTGGGAGAATCGACTGCTGCCGGTGCTTTGGATACATCTATAGGCAGCACCACATTACCGGACACCTTTGAGGGTCTGTCACATACAGACATTGTGACCCTCACTCTGGTTGATGTGGACACAGCCACTGAGGCTCTTCAGATTCCCCAGAGCCCAGCCGTCGTGTCATCTGCTCTTCCCACTCTTCCTGTAACATCTAGTTCATCTTGTATCTCTGAGTCTGTTTGTCAACCTTCAAAACCCCAAAGCTCTGGTTTGAAGGAATGCTCTTTGGTTTCTAATCCAGTTGTGGTAAAGCCGTCAGTGGCTACACCAGTACATGCACCTCCACTGCTTGCGTCTTCATTATTTCAACTTCATTCTTCCTTCCAGTCGACACCAATAATACTTCCTCCTCCTGCTCCAAAACCAAAACCCATTCTGAAATGTGACAACGAAGCTGTGCTAGCAAAACCAGCTGACATGTTCGGTGGCTTCTTAGGCAAGAAACTGCCAAATTCAAGCAATGGGAATTCTGCGGTAGCGCCTCAGCACAAACCAGTCACCCTTTCTGGTAGCATATGTGGTGCATCTGTTAAGAAAAGTCCCAGCCTTTCCGCAGACCAGCAGCCTGTTAGCACTACAGAAGCCCTCAGGCTGAAGCTACTGAAAAAACTCAAGGCTAAGAAGAAGAAACTGGCCAAACTAAACCATCTTTTGGGAAGTGCAGGAGAATCTGCACCAAAACCTGACAGCACAGCCCTCTCGTCGCCTTATTCGGTCACCTCGAGTACGTCAGTGTATGACAGCCCGGCGTATGACCAGTTCTTCGCTGAACTTTTGTCTCCTGCGACAACCGTCAGTAACCTCTCACCTGACAGCACGGGGCTCCTTGAGATGCTGAACAATGGCCAGAATGCGGAGACGACACAGAAAACTCCTCCTGTAGCAACTTTGGTTCCAGAAGCACCTTTAACCTACCCTTCTTCTAATAATGACTCCGTATTGAATCTTGACGAATACACACAATCAGGGATGGGCCAGACTACAATTGACAACACTGATTTTAATGGCTTAGATATATTTTTCTGA
- the LOC132127797 gene encoding SUMO-specific isopeptidase USPL1-like isoform X1 — MSSLWPQDSTKNGNLSGVRMNGEGTGIGAPSPAVAGYLGKVSYAQNASPGNCPWCLAKGQKNALRFYAVNLEESVLLCTNPACLYPLVSRSLEDVHASFSKDGCKRSISLSDVDEASSPSKRSREEKLGMLSGVPEPCCADVNDSALPDDTVETQMFTEEQSILRKIDSINGTEEQHPEDLPAAATHEDLDLCDRKVDCVSSTQDEVKEIVGMDVDVESSELVPVQPYLFWKIEDNLCWLDSLLAMLVNCRTIRETPCQNVKLIDKLTSVPSSSSAVWNLCSTYDKTCSYLKSKEQQCEDEVTRVPSDVLCEAEQQLSALRLSLFKLLQPTLKCEIGQQETPVFALPLLLRSDKWSQELFQHTVRWEFKCTSCSYTLNNSVEKTLTTFTQILNDWHPLKAIHRMQCSNCNRKNQRRKMVLEKLSSVFALHFVEGLPRKDLSKYSFEFQGTHYNVSTVIQYNKHLKHFATWIRQSNGSWLELDDLKYPYSIIHKRFSFPANEIHIVFWESDSVKGEASEVCSPTAPSALTNVDDKHPHELSDSVASDTCVLSTLTVGESTAAGALDTSIGSTTLPDTFEGLSHTDIVTLTLVDVDTATEALQIPQSPAVVSSALPTLPVTSSSSCISESVCQPSKPQSSGLKECSLVSNPVVVKPSVATPVHAPPLLASSLFQLHSSFQSTPIILPPPAPKPKPILKCDNEAVLAKPADMFGGFLGKKLPNSSNGNSAVAPQHKPVTLSGSICGASVKKSPSLSADQQPVSTTEALRLKLLKKLKAKKKKLAKLNHLLGSAGESAPKPDSTALSSPYSVTSSTSVYDSPAYDQFFAELLSPATTVSNLSPDSTGLLEMLNNGQNAETTQKTPPVATLVPEAPLTYPSSNNDSVLNLDEYTQSGMGQTTIDNTDFNGLDIFF, encoded by the exons ATGTCGAGTTTATGGCCACAGGACTCAACAAAGAACGGAAACCTCAGTGGCGTGAGAATGAACGGCGAAGGCACTGGTATAGGGGCTCCGAGCCCAGCGGTGGCGGGGTATTTGGGAAAAGTCAGTTATGCTCA AAATGCCTCACCAGGGAACTGTCCTTGGTGCTTGGCAAAAGGTCAGAAAAATGCCCTCCGCTTTTATGCTGTCAACCTGGAGGAGAGTGTTCTGCTCTGTACAAATCCAGCT TGCCTTTACCCATTGGTTAGTAGATCTCTGGAAGATGTGCATGCTAGCTTTTCTAAAGATGGATGCAAGAGGAGCATTTCCCTATCTGATGTGGATGAAGCATCCTCCCCTTCAAAGCGATCAAGAGAGGAGAAACTGGGCATGTTGTCTGGTGTACCTGAGCCATGTTGTGCTGATGTCAACGACAGCGCTCTACCAGATGACACTGTCGAAACACAAATGTTTACTGAGGAACAATCAATACTTAGAAAGATTGACTCTATTAATGGCACTGAGGAACAACATCCTGAAGATCTACCTGCTGCTGCCACCCATGAGGATTTAGATTTATGTGACAGGAAGGTTGATTGTGTGTCTAGTACTCAAGATGAGGTCAAGGAGATCGTTGGAATGGATGTAGATGTGGAATCATCAGAGCTGGTTCCTGTGCAACCTTATCTTTTCTGGAAAATTGAGGACAACCTGTGTTGGTTGGATTCGTTGTTGGCGATGCTCGTGAACTGCAGGACCATCAGAGAGACTCCATGTCAGAATGTAAAGCTGATTGACAAGCTGACATCAGTGCCTTCCAGCAGCTCTGCTGTCTGGAACCTTTGCTCCACATATGATAAGACATGCTCCTATCTGAAATCCAAGGAGCAACAGTGTGAAG ATGAGGTAACCAGAGTCCCCTCCGATGTCCTGTGTGAGGCAGAGCAGCAGCTGTCTGCGCTCCGTCTGTCACTCTTCAAACTCCTTCAGCCTACACTCAAGTGTGAAATTG GCCAGCAGGAAACACCTGTGTTTGCTCTCCCTCTCCTTCTGCGCTCCGACAAGTGGTCTCAAGAGCTTTTCCAGCACACTGTCCGTTGGGAATTTAAGTGCACATCTTGTAGTTATACTCTAAATAACAG TGTTGAGAAGACTCTTACAACATTCACTCAGATTCTGAATGACTGGCACCCACTAAAAGCCATCCACCGCATGCAGTGCAGTAACTGCAACCGTAAAAACCAGAGGAGGAAAATGGTGCTGGAAAA GCTGTCCTCTGTGTTTGCACTGCATTTTGTGGAGGGCTTGCCCAGGAAAGACCTCTCTAAATACTCGTTTGAGTTCCAGGGCACACACTACAATGTTAGCACTGTTATCCAGTACAATAAGCATCTAAAACACTTTGCCACTTGGATCCGCCAGAGCAATG GGTCGTGGCTGGAACTGGATGATTTGAAATACCCTTACAGCATCATCCACAAGAGGTTCTCATTTCCTGCTAATGAAATTCACATTGTTTTCTGGGAATCAGACTCTGTTAAAGGTGAAGCTTCAGAGGTTTGCTCACCGACAGCTCCCTCGGCGCTTACGAATGTCGATGATAAACACCCGCACGAACTGTCAGACTCTGTGGCCAGTGACACATGTGTCCTCAGCACACTCACTGTGGGAGAATCGACTGCTGCCGGTGCTTTGGATACATCTATAGGCAGCACCACATTACCGGACACCTTTGAGGGTCTGTCACATACAGACATTGTGACCCTCACTCTGGTTGATGTGGACACAGCCACTGAGGCTCTTCAGATTCCCCAGAGCCCAGCCGTCGTGTCATCTGCTCTTCCCACTCTTCCTGTAACATCTAGTTCATCTTGTATCTCTGAGTCTGTTTGTCAACCTTCAAAACCCCAAAGCTCTGGTTTGAAGGAATGCTCTTTGGTTTCTAATCCAGTTGTGGTAAAGCCGTCAGTGGCTACACCAGTACATGCACCTCCACTGCTTGCGTCTTCATTATTTCAACTTCATTCTTCCTTCCAGTCGACACCAATAATACTTCCTCCTCCTGCTCCAAAACCAAAACCCATTCTGAAATGTGACAACGAAGCTGTGCTAGCAAAACCAGCTGACATGTTCGGTGGCTTCTTAGGCAAGAAACTGCCAAATTCAAGCAATGGGAATTCTGCGGTAGCGCCTCAGCACAAACCAGTCACCCTTTCTGGTAGCATATGTGGTGCATCTGTTAAGAAAAGTCCCAGCCTTTCCGCAGACCAGCAGCCTGTTAGCACTACAGAAGCCCTCAGGCTGAAGCTACTGAAAAAACTCAAGGCTAAGAAGAAGAAACTGGCCAAACTAAACCATCTTTTGGGAAGTGCAGGAGAATCTGCACCAAAACCTGACAGCACAGCCCTCTCGTCGCCTTATTCGGTCACCTCGAGTACGTCAGTGTATGACAGCCCGGCGTATGACCAGTTCTTCGCTGAACTTTTGTCTCCTGCGACAACCGTCAGTAACCTCTCACCTGACAGCACGGGGCTCCTTGAGATGCTGAACAATGGCCAGAATGCGGAGACGACACAGAAAACTCCTCCTGTAGCAACTTTGGTTCCAGAAGCACCTTTAACCTACCCTTCTTCTAATAATGACTCCGTATTGAATCTTGACGAATACACACAATCAGGGATGGGCCAGACTACAATTGACAACACTGATTTTAATGGCTTAGATATATTTTTCTGA
- the LOC132127115 gene encoding arachidonate 5-lipoxygenase-activating protein-like — protein MLSVMLQMIRQQSETVPQCTLENMFVAVMENIFLLVLVTLLSVIQNVFFALKVEKECTGQHSKNSAAFERLSCANRNCMDTYPTFLAVLWCAGICLSQAPAAFAGIIYLVVRQKYFVGYLGQTCQSTPGFLFGKRILFFLSLMCVVGIINHLMLTYGGSDYKEYIQTITKAASTLLLLP, from the exons ATGTTATCTGTGATGCTACAAATGATCAGACAGCAGTCTGAGACAGTCCCGCAGTGCACACTCGAGAACATGTTTGTGGCAGTGATGGAAAACATTTTCTTGCTTGTGCTGGTCACTCTTCTCAGCGTCATTCAGAATG TGTTCTTCGCCTTGAAGGTTGAGAAAGAGTGCACCGGTCAACATTCTAAAAATTCTGCAGCGTTTGAGCGTTTGTCCTGTGCAAA TCGAAACTGCATGGACACTTACCCAACATTTCTGGCAGTACTGTGGTGCGCTGGTATCTGCCTCAGCCAAG CTCCAGCTGCCTTTGCTGGCATCATTTACCTTGTGGTCCGGCAGAAGTACTTTGTTGGCTACTTGGGGCAGACTTGCCAgag CACTCCTGGCTTCCTGTTCGGGAAACGCATCCTCTTCTTCCTGTCACTCATGTGTGTTGTGGGAATCATAAATCACCTGATGCTCACCTATGGTGGCAGTGACTACAAAGAGTACATCCAGACCATCACCAAAGCAGCGTCAACACTTCTGCTCTTGCCCTGA
- the LOC132127610 gene encoding mesenteric estrogen-dependent adipogenesis protein-like encodes MREKGDSGFVMDAIELESFVNSPPAGFSVESRAGCRVVKWAQENSCVFIDEIQSSKGKVIFFNSPGRKVIVRTLREYTDLRRQLTSKTIYILVSACTKTKVEEKRKRDVPVVGCYVVAINGSHPMIRWEMERGLDMTISSVAGESYTVDVDVSAALQGWVGESLQILFDAEKVKPIWKDTHFTIKYRSDALFDFPYWFGFSKQQFKVSYHGR; translated from the exons ATGCGGGAAAAGGGGGATTCTGGCTTTGTTATGGACGCTATCGAGCTGGAGTCGTTTGTGAACAGCCCTCCTGCTGGATTCAGTGTCGAGAGTCGCGCGGGCTGCAGAGTCGTGAAATGGGCTCAGGAGAACAGCTGCGTGTTCATCGATGAGATCCAGTCTAGCAAGGGGAAAGTGATTTTCTTTAATTCCCCGGGAAG GAAAGTCATAGTACGTACTTTGAGGGAGTACACAGATTTGAGACGACAGCTAACGTCCAAAACAATATACATCTTGGTGTCTGCATGCACCAAAACAAAGGtcgaagaaaagagaaagagagatgttCCAG TTGTTGGGTGTTATGTGGTGGCGATCAACGGCAGTCATCCAATGATCAGATGGGAGATGGAGAGAGGCTTAGACATGACTATTTCATCTGTTGCTGGAGAAAGTTATACAGTTGAT gttgatGTTAGTGCTGCACTACAGGGATGGGTCGGTGAGAGCCTTCAAATCCTTTTTGATGCAGAAAAGGTAAAACCTATCTGGAAAGACACACATTTCACCATCAAGTACCGTTCTGACGCCCTTTTTGACTTTCCCTACTGGTTTGGTTTCAGCAAACAACAGTTCAAG GTCTCTTACCATGGAAGATGA